GTAAAAAAAGCCAACCATTGAGTCATACTTGGACAAAGTAACTTACCTCTACTGGACGGTCAAAAAGCGAAACTGTCTTCATTGAGCTTCAATAAACACAAAGAGAAGTTGTAATTATTctaagtttttcttttcgccTTGCCATACACTTTTTTTCACAGAACTTCAAGATTTcgccttcttttctaaagtAACGTGTTACCctaaaacataaataaattatttttttatttttttgaacagCTGCTaggttttcaaaaagccTACAAGATACAGTCCTTTTAAGGATAAAACGAAACTTTTTGGAAGGTtagttttaaaaaaaattgcgATGACTTCAAATTTTTAGGAACTGTTGAATACCAATGTCGCTCTACCTCGTAATTCAAGAATTTTCTCCAAAGTAAGTAGAACACAAGTATACGTTTTCAACCTGTTCCTACAGGGCTGGTAGAATGGAAAACGCCTGTAATAGGGCTAATATAGAATAGAATTGCACAAGGAAAGAGAATTCGTATTGTGAATGGGAACAATGATTTAATTGCATTGGAATGGAAACAATTGCAGGTCATTTCTTTCTCGTAGGATTGTCGAGGAAGACGTTCAGTGATGTGGTAGCGGTGCATAAACAGAATGAAGAGAGCGGTGTCTCAGGGCAAAGCAATGCTTTGGCAATGAATGTGAGCAAACGCCTTTCATTGAAACAAACACCAGGTGCTTCGCCATCATCATCTCGAAACAAAGATGAGAATCATCCTGGAAGCTTGTTTACTTCTCCATCCATTTCAAGATCCCCTTGTCGAACTTCCTTAGATCACAATTCTTCTCCAAACGTATCAAATCTTGctgaaaaaagcaagagcAGTTCTTCTGTAACTGATTCAAGCGTTACTACTCCGAGTCTATCTCGAAAGAACTCTGTCTCCCAACTGTACCCTCAGAATAAGCCTTCTCTGAATTTATCTGGTCTTAATAAGGATCGTTTACAAACTCGCTTCAGTATAGGCACGAATTATACACTGTCCGACGTTTACAAGTCTTACGACGCTTATTCAGAAGACCTTCCTTTTActccttttttaaacccTCTAGAAAGATGCTTTCCTCCCTCTTTGTTGCAGAGATATCCATCCCCAAAAGATAtagataaagaaaatgcagAGTCTTATCGTTGCGAGTTTCCCAATTACGTCCCAATGTTTGTGTTTCCTAATGACATAACTATCAAGCGGTCTTGCACTCGTCCTGCTTCAACGCACCATACGTTTGGCTTGACAAGTGAGGACAACTCCAAGGTTTATGGCATTTGCTTGATTAATTGGGTAAAGATGCCTTTGGAGATGCAATCGGACCTACGAAAGGCTTGTGATATTTGGCGAAGTCTTTATGCATCACCAGAAGATTTAGAAGTTGCTAATATTTTGTTGTTTAAGCTGCGTGCCGAAAAAGATCATCTTTCGCAACTACGTGAGATGAGCAGAAAGGCCGAGCAAACTCCCTTTTTAAACGCATATTTCTCAGAGCAGTTTGCTACAcacgaagaaaatataCATCTTTACGAAGAGATGTTACGTCCTATGaaaaatttactttttggaTTAACTGATATATTCACTGAAGGCGAACATCTTTGGTTGCCAAAGGCATATGGCCTTTTAACTAAACGGCCTTACTTGCAGTCTTTCTGTCGTGATTGGCTTCGAGTTTTATGCTCATCCCTTCTTGTCGATGAGCTTGATTACATTCCTCCTTCTGACGTTGCTTTCTTACGAAATATGTCTATTGAGGCTTACATTAAAAACGTATGCGATGAAATACCTTTACCGCCCAGAGGACTTTCTCAAACTCGTGTTGAAGTTGGACCTCTCCAACTCTGTGCTTTTCGAAGTcctttgaatgaaattCCTGGATGGAGTGATGTGGATTTGTATCCTCTATTTCGTGCTTTAGACTTCCGGAACATCCTAACTCTTTTCGAAGCGGCGCTGCTAGAGTcgaaaattttgtttttatctaAAAGTATAAGCATGCTTAGCTATGCGTCATTCGCTCTTATTCATCTGCTTTATCCACTAGAATGGCAGGGTTTATTCATTCCTGTTCTATCGAGGAGGTTGATTTCGTGTCTGGAAGCACCTTGCTCTTATATCATTGGTATTTCCAGTGATGCTATagctttggaaaatttaCAGTCGGATAGTATACCGCTTGTTGTATGCGATTTGGATAATAATTTGGCGAAAACTTATGGAACCCCGGTTACTTTACCTGCTTCCCTACGGCATAAATTGTATGCGAACTTGAGTACAGCTGCTCCCCTGCACTCTCATTACGATATACCTTTTGGGGTTCCAAAATATGTGTGTGAAACTTATCCTAATAAAACGGTGCCTTTGAGTACCACGACTAGTTTTCCGTTTCGAGAAAGGTTTCATGTTCCGTCCTTCCTTTCTCGAAATCCTTGGGCTAGCAGAAATTTGTATGTGGTACCACCGGTATTAAATGGTTTCCTAAGatttcatgaaaacaatTCAAACATTACAATTCCGAAACAATTCGGTCTTACAAGATCATTGAGTAGAATCTCTTCTCATGGGCGCTTAACAGCTGAGCATTCGCGTCACTTCTCATCTCCACCTTCGACCAGGTCTGATTCTCCTATGGTACACGAATCTAAACTTCCGTATTCATCTGTTTCTGAAAGCGTTCGGAGAAACTCAATGACAGCTGCTCATACGTACTGCGATGGACAGCATGAAGAgccttttaaaaaaaataaatctgCTGTGAACGTCCCTTACATAAACAACGTTGCCGAGAAAATGAGTAAGCATCTTCTTTATAAGGAAGGACACAAACTTCGATACGTTTCCATTGATTTATATACGGTTGGTTCTTATGTTGTCTGTGCTGTTTCTGGTGCTCCCTTAGAACAAACTCATTTACGATGTGACAACTGTGGCTTACATATTAATGTCGGGACAATTCGATACGTATGTTTGCCTTGTACTCCCGTTTGTTTTAATGGGCAATTGGTGTCAACTGCCTTTTTAAAGttttttacgaaaataCTTGGTCCTTATAGACACTACtttcagaaaaaagatgaaaatcaCCAAGTTGGTCAAAGAAAGTACGAGTCATTCaactataaaaaatttgcACGTCATTCATCCAAAATTCATGGAGATTGGATCTTTAGTTTTTGCAATACTCAAGCATTTTCCGAATTTGTGAGCGATCGATCTCAGTGTGATCGCAATGATCCAAAAATTGCCTTATTCGATCAGTTATTGTTAtgcgaaaaaaataatggaAAGCCTCGTCTGTTTGGAAAACCCACATCTTTCTTGCAGGATAGAAGTTTtgaattccaaaaattcGAGATAGCGCCCACGCCGGATTGTTCTTATGAAAAATAGTAAAGCTGTGCAATTGTTTGGTTACTCAGTCTTTGTATATTTAGTCGctatttattttggttttatgcATTTTAAGAGAGTCATTATTTAACAAGATCATAAATGCAAATGCTTTAACGCATTCGATGTTTCTTAATTTAcccatttttcttttctatctATTTCTTATGATTACAGTAATAGtgaataaattataaatacaCAAGTAATGATACTTGTTTATCAATGAATTGCTAGCAAGTAAATAAAGGCAGAATAATATGAACCGACTAAGATGATCTTGTGAAGCGGCTCTGAGCCATTTCCCGTAACATTTCtatagttttcttttccttctctttccGTTCCTGcatcttttgaaggatTCCTTCGTCTTTCTGGGAGTGATGCACCTGTCGTTTTTCATCTcgcattttttttcttaaacgCTCTCGTTCAATCTGCTTGGTAAAAGAGTCAGACTCACCAAATAAATCATTCTCATTCAATTCCGTTTCTTCATCTGACCGTTCACGGTATTGCTTCAGAGTGtgttgtttttccttctttttttgcaacAGCGCTTGTTTACTTCCCGCTGGCTCTTTAGGCAGGATTTCGTCGAGCATTTCGGTTTCACGCCTTGCTCTTACCTTAGTTTCATAAcgtttggaagaattttgTTGTTCTTGAATCTGCTCCCGTAGTTCTTGACGATCGTACAAATCATCGCTTGTTGGTTTGCTTGGTCCCACCGATGACTGATCATTGTGGTGTGTTATAGGAGCCTGCATTAAGGAATACCATTGTTTGCGCATTTTTCCATCGTTCCAACGTTTCACAAATCTTCTCCAGAGGTCATGCTGTCTACTATGACTGCACCGCTCCAAGtcaatttgcttttcttctttgacAAAACGATGGAACAATAGCTggtatttttgtttacatactGAACTTTGATGGTCTAAAATTTCTCTCATGACTCTCTTATTATCCTGAAAACGGCATACGTCTCTAATCAACCGGATATCCAATGCAACTGGTTTCTGAACATTTCCTGAATTATTTCAGAGTAGTCAAAGGGTAAAAGCGAAAACTTATATGCTGGATCAATCAGATTCAGTACTTATTAATGGTTAAaacgaaatgaaaaaagtcaaattaACATGCTCTActtacagaaaaaagagaaatcaaGAATCTAAAAGGACTGTAGAAAACCTGTAAATCGTACTCTGGCGCAACAAAACAGTATAACCAAGGATTGTAGTTAACTTGAATTTATTAACTCAATCACTTTTATTGGAAAACTCTAGTATTTAACaatgtaatttttttgtgtgAATGAGCCTTGCTACTAAACAACTGGTATTATACTAATACAATGGAGGACGCTACATTAGAATGTTGGATGGGAAACACACATGAACTTCGAGGGGATAAATGGGCTgttaattaaaaaagaacaatcaTCAAATGACAGTCAAAGAAAGGCAAGGTATGAGAAAGCTCTCGAAACAGTTCCGAGATGGTTTTTGCATAACCCATACTTTTGTAGTTGTAAATTGTGAAGTAATTCAAAGGATTAACTGCAAATAGGGACAAAAGACGAATATGTTAGAAGACTGGTACATAGAGAAGGGAGGAAATTGAATACTGTATCATCAAGGATAACAGTAAGAAGTAGGACAGCCAGAATTGCATCGCTTAACCTCAGAAAACCATTGACATATTAGTACGTGAACAGTCAAACATTGAACTGAACGCAGCAAAAAACCCTTCTGGTATCGACTGCATCTAACTGTTTATGTTGGAATTTATGCGTTACTGGACCAAAGCATCCTACTTCTTGATAACCATCCCAATTAATGAGAGGGAGCGGCTTGCTTGGGGGTTCTGTCGACAATGAGAGAGTCAAAAGCCTCACGTTCTTGCTTCTCCTCCGCGACACGCTTGACGATAGGACGAAGGTAAAGGGTGTCCTCTTCACCCTTTGTCCATTCAGATTTGGGcaagattttgttttcgatGCTCAACTGCATGGCGCGGCGGATACGGTACACTCTGTCGAAGGATTCTTGTTCCGGCAAACGGTTCAAAGCCTTTTCAACAACctcgttttcttctaaagtcAAATCATCGTAACGAAGACCAAATTTACGATAACCAGCAAGGTTGATATAAGCTTGAGAAACAGGCTTCAAAAGCTTATACAAAAAGGGAGATTTTTGAATGTACTTGGCTAAGGAGATGGGTTGCATGgtaacaaaaagtaaatatttGCGAAATTCAAACTATTTACTCTTCAATTAAAGAGGTTTCTTTGCGACAATTGTGATCCGTGAGATTGGCAGATGGTAAGTTGGAAAGTATCTTATAGGTATGGTATGCGAATATTGTCACTTGGTCTGTTTACTGTTGTTACTTGTTTGCTACAGACAAAAATGTTAACTGTTCGCAAAAAAAtagtttatgaaaaagtatgTAACAGAAAATGAATGGCAAATCTATtaacaataaataaattataaaactAAAAACGAACATGTAAAGCAGACTAGAGCAACCTTaatattactttttttaaagtaaATCTTAGTTCGATTGAGacaaaatttgaaagaaaggagCATCAACCTATAGGCAATTACTTTTGAGTTTTCCGCGGTATATTCTTGTTCTCATAAGCATCTCATATATAATATAGAAAGGTCGGAACCCTTATGCCTCTAAAACATAGCTATTGCGATACATATAAATACAACAAGAGCTTAGCCCCGCAAGGagcaaacaaacaaaattcaTCCTgtttaattgaaaaagtcgTTGTATAGCCCATAGAAATGCAATGAAGCTAATACTTAGTACTGTAGCTAAAAGCCcgtttcttcttcggaTTGTGGTTTTGGCTTCTAAAACTTCAGCAGAATCATTGGTCAGGTTCAGCGTCTCGGAAAATAGATTTTCTATGCCAGAACGTTTGAAAAGAGCAGATTTCGTATCCTCTTCATGGTTTTTTTGTAACTGTGCTGTCTTCTTATTTTGATCtaactttttgttgatttcCGGCTTTGGATCGGTTAACGTTGGCGTCGTTTTTATGGAATCCTTTCCTCTGAAACTCTGAGGTACATTTTGAAAACGAGTAGATTTTGCAGAATACGGACTTGAGGTTGGAAGAGCCTCgagctttttttgaagatttgaaatTGGTGAGATCTTAGGCATTTCTGACAACTTTCGAAAATGTGAAGACAAAGGTGTTGTTTGAGGAAAAACGGGAGGCTTGGAATTgttatcctttttttttgctctgAAAGAACTTCCTCGTAACTTTTTTGTCAATGAGGCTAGTGTAGACTTGCTTCTCCTTGACTTTTTTGGATGTGCCGTATCTGctaaatttatttttcgaGGAGAGCGAAAATCTAGGCAAGAAAAACTAACAATTAAGAAGAATATAACGACAAAAAACAGGACGGTATGAACTTGAGAGATTGTGGAACGAACGTTATTAGCgtcttgaaaaaattcagtCTTGACAGCAAACTCGTAAAGATTCAAAATATAGACAGACGCTAGCCGGATTAGAGTAGAGATGAACTGAGAACGAATGTATTGCTCTCTCCCATGAAGACTAGCAGATGAATCTTGAGAAAGAACAAGCCAGTAAGgattccaaaaaattacaaaaaatcCCAGCCAAGTGATCATTGCACCTTGGCTCACACCTAAATtcaacaagaagaatttagaaatcttcttcagcgattcttgaagaaatggtggaaaaaaagagggTATAATAGAATGGTAAAGATGCCAGCCTATAGCATGTGAataaaagaggaaaaacCCAATTCCTCTCAAAATCCATATCATAGAGGAAAAGGAGCTagtatttgaagaaggagTCGAATAAAGTTTCTCCTTCGACTGAACGAGCCACTGGCCTAAGACATGATTTTTGGCTTCATAGTTATTGGTTTCCAATTGTTTGTGAACAGGGCCGTAGCAACTATCACAAACAATAggaaatttttcttctagagattctttatatttagGAAAGGCAGCTTCATAAGCCTTATAATCAGGATGGTTTTGCTCAGGTAGAAAATCCGCAAGCATACGATTCACGAGCAGCTGGTTTCGCAAGCAGTTCTCGCAAAAAGGGctctttatttgttttctttctacgGATCTTGAGAGAAAGTTAGGAGCAGATGTCTCATACGAAGGCGGTGTTGGAGGGCGATAGTCCACTACTTCtccattttcatcaaagtGGTTTGGAGCTTCACAGAGAGGACAGGTCCACTCCTTCATAGATCCATTTCTCGAACGTTTCACGTATTGGttacaagaaaagcatCGTTTAAATGCCTTGTAGCCCATGcttatttggtttttctGATCTGGCGTCTCTTTACCTACGGTACTTCGTTTACCCCAGACCATATTCCATCCTTTGgggaaaaggaagaaaaagatgacTAAAATTCTATTGCTTGAAAAGAATCACAGAGTTTCTGGATGAAGGTAAGAAATGCACTTTCTTCCTACAGAATCAATCCGTGTTGTTCCAAAATCCCAACACTtaaaagcaacaaaaaataaaagaaaaaggaagtaaaaaataaaacttttttttaaattataatGAAAGATGAGGACAGCTAAAAAACATGGAAATTGCTGCAATGCTGAAAATGGTGGTTATAAATAGCGACTGCAATGGTTGAAACTTCAGAACCGATGAAGTCTGAgaactttttcaattgcaCATGGAATGgttaatttttatttcgttCATTACT
The nucleotide sequence above comes from Schizosaccharomyces osmophilus chromosome 3, complete sequence. Encoded proteins:
- a CDS encoding SPCC297.06c-like, conserved protein, coding for MREILDHQSSVCKQKYQLLFHRFVKEEKQIDLERCSHSRQHDLWRRFVKRWNDGKMRKQWYSLMQAPITHHNDQSSVGPSKPTSDDLYDRQELREQIQEQQNSSKRYETKVRARRETEMLDEILPKEPAGSKQALLQKKKEKQHTLKQYRERSDEETELNENDLFGESDSFTKQIERERLRKKMRDEKRQVHHSQKDEGILQKMQERKEKEKKTIEMLREMAQSRFTRSS
- the ima1 gene encoding inner nuclear membrane protein Ima1; translation: MVWGKRSTVGKETPDQKNQISMGYKAFKRCFSCNQYVKRSRNGSMKEWTCPLCEAPNHFDENGEVVDYRPPTPPSYETSAPNFLSRSVERKQIKSPFCENCLRNQLLVNRMLADFLPEQNHPDYKAYEAAFPKYKESLEEKFPIVCDSCYGPVHKQLETNNYEAKNHVLGQWLVQSKEKLYSTPSSNTSSFSSMIWILRGIGFFLFYSHAIGWHLYHSIIPSFFPPFLQESLKKISKFFLLNLGVSQGAMITWLGFFVIFWNPYWLVLSQDSSASLHGREQYIRSQFISTLIRLASVYILNLYEFAVKTEFFQDANNVRSTISQVHTVLFFVVIFFLIVSFSCLDFRSPRKINLADTAHPKKSRRSKSTLASLTKKLRGSSFRAKKKDNNSKPPVFPQTTPLSSHFRKLSEMPKISPISNLQKKLEALPTSSPYSAKSTRFQNVPQSFRGKDSIKTTPTLTDPKPEINKKLDQNKKTAQLQKNHEEDTKSALFKRSGIENLFSETLNLTNDSAEVLEAKTTIRRRNGLLATVLSISFIAFLWAIQRLFQLNRMNFVCLLLAGLSSCCIYMYRNSYVLEA
- the qcr7 gene encoding ubiquinol-cytochrome-c reductase complex subunit 6 produces the protein MQPISLAKYIQKSPFLYKLLKPVSQAYINLAGYRKFGLRYDDLTLEENEVVEKALNRLPEQESFDRVYRIRRAMQLSIENKILPKSEWTKGEEDTLYLRPIVKRVAEEKQEREAFDSLIVDRTPKQAAPSH
- a CDS encoding Rab GEF, implicated in endosomal transport is translated as METIAGHFFLVGLSRKTFSDVVAVHKQNEESGVSGQSNALAMNVSKRLSLKQTPGASPSSSRNKDENHPGSLFTSPSISRSPCRTSLDHNSSPNVSNLAEKSKSSSSVTDSSVTTPSLSRKNSVSQLYPQNKPSLNLSGLNKDRLQTRFSIGTNYTLSDVYKSYDAYSEDLPFTPFLNPLERCFPPSLLQRYPSPKDIDKENAESYRCEFPNYVPMFVFPNDITIKRSCTRPASTHHTFGLTSEDNSKVYGICLINWVKMPLEMQSDLRKACDIWRSLYASPEDLEVANILLFKLRAEKDHLSQLREMSRKAEQTPFLNAYFSEQFATHEENIHLYEEMLRPMKNLLFGLTDIFTEGEHLWLPKAYGLLTKRPYLQSFCRDWLRVLCSSLLVDELDYIPPSDVAFLRNMSIEAYIKNVCDEIPLPPRGLSQTRVEVGPLQLCAFRSPLNEIPGWSDVDLYPLFRALDFRNILTLFEAALLESKILFLSKSISMLSYASFALIHLLYPLEWQGLFIPVLSRRLISCLEAPCSYIIGISSDAIALENLQSDSIPLVVCDLDNNLAKTYGTPVTLPASLRHKLYANLSTAAPLHSHYDIPFGVPKYVCETYPNKTVPLSTTTSFPFRERFHVPSFLSRNPWASRNLYVVPPVLNGFLRFHENNSNITIPKQFGLTRSLSRISSHGRLTAEHSRHFSSPPSTRSDSPMVHESKLPYSSVSESVRRNSMTAAHTYCDGQHEEPFKKNKSAVNVPYINNVAEKMSKHLLYKEGHKLRYVSIDLYTVGSYVVCAVSGAPLEQTHLRCDNCGLHINVGTIRYVCLPCTPVCFNGQLVSTAFLKFFTKILGPYRHYFQKKDENHQVGQRKYESFNYKKFARHSSKIHGDWIFSFCNTQAFSEFVSDRSQCDRNDPKIALFDQLLLCEKNNGKPRLFGKPTSFLQDRSFEFQKFEIAPTPDCSYEK